A single genomic interval of Amycolatopsis albispora harbors:
- a CDS encoding TetR/AcrR family transcriptional regulator: MSEETGTRARTRRAILDAAIAVLNKDTSASLGDVANAAGVGRTTVHRYFPERSDLLTAIGADVLESIEHATVRARLGEGTALEALDRLCQEYFDLGDVMLLLFNNPGLITDEQWDEETEADRALNRLIERGHAEGTIDPELPVSWVSNMLWALLYASWQQTDQYGTSKHTAIGLCLRSLRKALAV, from the coding sequence ATGAGCGAGGAGACCGGGACCAGGGCCCGCACGCGCCGGGCCATCCTGGACGCCGCGATCGCGGTGCTGAACAAGGACACCAGCGCGTCACTGGGCGACGTGGCGAACGCCGCCGGGGTCGGGCGGACCACCGTGCACCGCTACTTCCCGGAGCGCTCGGACCTGCTCACCGCGATCGGCGCGGACGTGCTCGAAAGCATCGAACACGCCACCGTCCGCGCACGGCTCGGCGAAGGCACCGCGCTCGAGGCGCTGGACCGGCTGTGCCAGGAGTACTTCGACCTCGGTGACGTGATGCTGCTGCTGTTCAACAACCCCGGCCTGATCACCGACGAGCAGTGGGACGAGGAAACCGAGGCCGACCGGGCGCTGAACCGCTTGATCGAGCGCGGGCACGCCGAGGGCACGATCGATCCGGAGCTGCCGGTGAGCTGGGTGAGCAACATGCTCTGGGCGCTGCTCTACGCGTCCTGGCAGCAGACCGACCAGTACGGCACGTCGAAGCACACCGCGATCGGCCTGTGCCTGCGCTCCCTGCGCAAGGCCCTGGCGGTCTAG
- a CDS encoding glycoside hydrolase family 3 N-terminal domain-containing protein: protein MRRAGTRAWLLSLTAGAAVCAIVVAAAHVLARPIEEPGRAAAVPQAAPPPTSLTARVPSCADLAAGLDERDQLAQLLMVGVDPADERDAIEVVRDDHVGGIFVGGSDTRLLTGSRLNPVHAASKHPLLVAVDDEGGRVQRVDELDGDLPSAREQAAASTPEQVRALGADRGRKLKDRGVTMNLAPVADLSDAAANTVIGDRSYSPDPAVAARYAGAFAGGLAEAGVFPVLKHFPGHGRAEGDSHKGLVRTPPLAELKAADLLPYAELLPRGAPAVMLGHLDVPGLTGGEAASVSPAAYRLLREDYRFGGVAMTDDLGAMRAITDRYGLPDAVLAALTAGADVALWSGHDAPGPVLDRLQKAKASGELPAARVGEALGRVLHLRTGCH, encoded by the coding sequence ATGAGACGTGCTGGTACCAGGGCCTGGCTGCTTTCACTGACCGCGGGAGCGGCGGTGTGCGCCATCGTGGTGGCTGCCGCGCACGTGCTCGCGCGGCCGATCGAGGAGCCGGGCCGCGCGGCGGCGGTGCCCCAGGCCGCACCGCCGCCTACCTCGCTGACGGCCCGGGTCCCGTCCTGCGCCGACCTGGCCGCCGGGCTGGACGAGCGTGATCAGCTGGCCCAGCTGCTGATGGTCGGCGTGGATCCGGCGGATGAGCGCGACGCGATCGAGGTGGTCCGCGACGACCACGTCGGCGGCATCTTCGTCGGCGGCAGCGACACGCGGCTGCTCACCGGCAGCCGGTTGAACCCGGTGCACGCGGCCTCGAAGCACCCGCTGCTGGTCGCGGTGGACGACGAAGGCGGCCGCGTCCAGCGGGTCGACGAACTCGACGGCGACCTGCCGAGCGCACGGGAGCAGGCGGCCGCTTCGACGCCGGAGCAGGTGCGTGCCCTCGGTGCCGACCGCGGCCGGAAGCTGAAGGACCGCGGCGTGACGATGAACCTGGCGCCCGTCGCCGACCTCAGCGACGCGGCCGCGAACACGGTGATCGGGGACCGGTCGTACAGCCCGGACCCGGCTGTGGCGGCACGGTACGCGGGCGCCTTCGCCGGCGGGCTCGCCGAGGCCGGGGTGTTCCCCGTGCTCAAGCACTTCCCCGGCCACGGCCGCGCCGAGGGCGACTCGCACAAGGGCCTGGTCCGCACGCCCCCGCTGGCCGAACTGAAGGCCGCGGACCTCCTGCCGTACGCGGAGCTGCTGCCGCGCGGCGCGCCCGCGGTGATGCTCGGCCACCTCGACGTCCCGGGGCTGACCGGGGGAGAGGCGGCGTCGGTCAGCCCGGCGGCGTACCGGCTGCTGCGCGAGGACTACCGCTTCGGCGGCGTCGCGATGACCGACGACCTGGGCGCGATGCGGGCCATCACCGACCGCTACGGCCTGCCGGACGCGGTGCTCGCCGCGCTGACCGCGGGTGCCGACGTCGCCCTCTGGTCCGGCCACGACGCGCCGGGCCCGGTGCTGGACCGCCTGCAGAAGGCGAAGGCGTCGGGCGAGCTACCGGCGGCGCGCGTCGGGGAGGCACTCGGCCGGGTACTCCACTTGCGCACGGGCTGTCACTAG
- a CDS encoding FAD:protein FMN transferase produces the protein MLGNPRRVEHIMGFPISIDVRATTSPLGPAVDRAFDWLREVDARFSPFREDSEVSRLNRAELSPAELSDDFLEVLAVCRRYEERSGGAFSVRLPGRGLDPCAVVKGWAVQRAAEALMDAGARRFCVNAGGDVVAAGGPWRVGVRHPDRIDQLCAVLAVEDAAVATSGRYERGDHILDGRTGAPATGLRSITVVADTLTIADTTATAAFALGADGPEWAAAQPGCEVFAVTEGNRVFRSENLPLA, from the coding sequence ATGCTGGGCAATCCACGGCGGGTCGAGCACATCATGGGCTTCCCGATCTCGATCGACGTCCGCGCCACCACCAGCCCGCTCGGGCCCGCGGTGGACCGCGCCTTCGACTGGCTGCGGGAGGTCGACGCGCGGTTCAGCCCGTTCCGCGAGGACAGCGAGGTGAGCAGGCTCAACCGCGCCGAGCTGAGCCCGGCCGAGCTGAGCGACGACTTCCTCGAGGTGCTGGCGGTGTGCCGCCGGTACGAGGAACGCAGCGGTGGCGCGTTCAGCGTCCGCCTGCCGGGGCGCGGGCTCGACCCGTGCGCGGTGGTCAAGGGCTGGGCGGTGCAGCGGGCGGCCGAGGCGCTGATGGACGCCGGGGCCCGGCGGTTCTGCGTGAACGCGGGCGGGGACGTGGTCGCGGCGGGTGGCCCGTGGCGGGTCGGGGTCCGGCACCCGGACCGGATCGACCAGCTGTGCGCGGTGCTGGCGGTGGAGGACGCCGCGGTGGCCACTTCGGGCCGGTACGAGCGCGGGGACCACATTCTCGACGGCCGCACGGGCGCGCCGGCCACCGGGTTGCGGAGCATCACCGTGGTCGCGGACACGCTCACCATCGCCGACACCACCGCCACGGCCGCCTTCGCGCTGGGCGCGGACGGCCCGGAATGGGCGGCCGCGCAACCGGGCTGCGAGGTGTTCGCGGTGACCGAGGGCAACCGCGTGTTCCGCTCGGAGAACCTGCCGCTGGCGTAG
- a CDS encoding FMN-binding protein has product MKKTIPVLLLTAAGFAWVWQYEPVPHTETAVVAQAGTPQPPAAGAGSQTLTGTEVAAGRHGIVQVEVVLTNGSITDVRVLRAPDTNPTERALPTLREEALTAQSADIDTVSGATMTSEAYAESLQAALDRKGS; this is encoded by the coding sequence ATGAAGAAGACCATTCCCGTGCTGCTGCTCACCGCTGCGGGTTTCGCCTGGGTATGGCAGTACGAGCCCGTCCCGCACACCGAAACCGCCGTGGTGGCGCAGGCTGGAACACCGCAGCCGCCCGCGGCGGGCGCGGGCAGCCAGACCCTGACCGGCACCGAGGTCGCCGCCGGGCGGCACGGCATCGTGCAGGTCGAGGTGGTGCTGACCAACGGTTCGATAACGGACGTGCGGGTGCTGCGGGCTCCGGACACCAATCCGACCGAGCGCGCGTTGCCCACTTTGCGGGAGGAAGCGCTGACCGCGCAGAGCGCGGACATCGACACGGTTTCGGGAGCGACCATGACCAGTGAGGCCTACGCGGAGTCGCTGCAGGCGGCTCTCGACCGGAAGGGTTCCTGA
- a CDS encoding ferric reductase-like transmembrane domain-containing protein: protein MAEFTSAGLRAPVLRPRTTAGIVLSTLFAANVVAVTALFAASGPSSNVLVSLGRLAGLYGALLMAFQLLLVARLPWVDRRIGMDRLTSWHRLLGFGLLWTLTGHAVFIVSGYAAVENTGPIDQLGTLITTMEDVLRAVVALVLILVAGALSARYARRRLAYETWHFTHLYTYLAVVLAFGHQVAVGESFVDSAAARAYWWTLWGAALAAVLAGRMVLPVRRNLKHRFRVSAVVPESPDVVSVYVTGEKLDELPVRAGQFFLWRFLSRDRWWQANPFSLSAAPDGRSLRLTVKAVGQGSAGLRGLRPGTRVFAEGPYGAFTTAHQTRDNALLIAGGVGITPIRALLEDVRGHVVLLYRVRSEDDAVLLDELVAIARTRGAVLRLLTGPSDQDGPHGPVLGARSLAALVPDVADRDVFVCGPPGMTKAAVRGLKELGLPPAQVHAERFSLAG from the coding sequence ATGGCCGAGTTCACCAGCGCCGGGCTGCGCGCCCCGGTCCTCCGCCCGCGCACCACCGCCGGGATCGTGCTGTCCACCCTGTTCGCCGCGAACGTGGTGGCGGTCACCGCCTTGTTCGCCGCGTCGGGACCGTCGAGCAACGTGCTGGTCTCGCTCGGCAGGCTCGCCGGGCTCTACGGCGCCCTGCTGATGGCCTTCCAGCTGCTGCTGGTCGCCCGCCTGCCGTGGGTGGACCGGCGGATCGGCATGGACCGGCTGACCTCGTGGCACCGGCTGCTCGGCTTCGGGCTGCTGTGGACGCTGACCGGGCACGCGGTGTTCATCGTCTCCGGATACGCGGCGGTGGAGAACACCGGCCCGATCGACCAGCTCGGGACGCTGATCACCACGATGGAAGACGTGCTGCGCGCGGTGGTCGCGCTGGTGCTGATCCTGGTGGCCGGCGCCCTTTCGGCGCGGTACGCGCGGCGGCGGCTGGCCTACGAGACCTGGCACTTCACCCATCTCTACACCTATCTCGCGGTGGTGCTCGCCTTCGGCCACCAGGTCGCGGTCGGGGAGTCCTTTGTGGACTCCGCGGCCGCGCGGGCGTACTGGTGGACGCTGTGGGGTGCCGCGCTGGCCGCGGTGCTCGCCGGCCGGATGGTGCTGCCGGTGCGCCGCAACCTCAAGCACCGGTTCCGCGTGTCGGCGGTGGTCCCGGAATCGCCGGACGTGGTTTCGGTGTACGTCACCGGCGAGAAGCTGGACGAGCTGCCGGTGCGCGCGGGCCAGTTCTTCCTGTGGCGCTTCCTCAGCCGCGACCGGTGGTGGCAGGCGAACCCGTTCTCGCTGTCCGCCGCCCCCGACGGCCGGTCGCTGCGGCTGACCGTCAAGGCCGTCGGGCAAGGCAGCGCCGGGCTGCGCGGCCTGCGTCCCGGCACGCGGGTGTTCGCCGAAGGGCCGTACGGCGCGTTCACCACCGCGCACCAGACCCGCGACAACGCGCTGCTGATCGCGGGCGGGGTCGGCATCACCCCGATCCGCGCGCTGCTCGAGGACGTCCGCGGGCACGTGGTGCTGCTCTACCGCGTCCGGTCCGAGGACGACGCGGTGCTGCTCGACGAGCTGGTCGCGATCGCCCGCACCCGGGGCGCGGTGCTGCGCCTGCTCACCGGTCCGTCCGATCAGGACGGTCCGCACGGGCCGGTGCTCGGGGCGCGCAGCCTGGCCGCACTGGTGCCCGACGTGGCCGACCGGGACGTGTTCGTCTGCGGTCCGCCCGGCATGACCAAGGCCGCCGTGCGCGGCCTGAAGGAACTGGGCCTGCCACCCGCGCAGGTGCACGCCGAACGGTTCAGCCTGGCCGGTTGA
- a CDS encoding response regulator transcription factor, with the protein MNTNNPVKLLVVDDEPHIADLVATVAKYEGWQAVTAGSGEAALREASAFHPDIVVLDIMLPDLNGFTVLDRLRESGTMVPVVFLTAKDGTADRIAGLTRGGDDYLVKPFSVEELMARLRAVLRRSTGPAWQHSVLRVADLSLDEDTREVRRGDRLVTLTPTEYELLRYLMRRSPGVLTKAQILDHVWEYDFGGKSNVVELVISHLRRKLDTEAEPLIHTVRGVGYVVRQAAR; encoded by the coding sequence GTGAACACGAACAACCCGGTGAAGCTGCTGGTCGTCGACGACGAGCCGCACATCGCCGACCTGGTGGCGACGGTGGCCAAGTACGAGGGCTGGCAGGCGGTCACCGCGGGCAGCGGCGAGGCCGCGCTGCGTGAGGCCTCGGCCTTCCACCCCGACATCGTGGTGCTCGACATCATGCTGCCCGACCTCAACGGCTTCACCGTGCTGGACCGGCTGCGTGAATCCGGCACGATGGTGCCGGTGGTCTTCCTGACCGCGAAGGACGGCACCGCCGACCGCATCGCCGGGCTGACCAGGGGCGGCGACGACTACCTGGTCAAGCCGTTCTCGGTGGAGGAGCTGATGGCGCGGCTGCGCGCGGTGCTGCGCCGCAGCACCGGCCCGGCCTGGCAGCACTCGGTGCTGCGGGTGGCCGACCTGAGCCTGGACGAGGACACCCGCGAGGTCCGCCGCGGCGACCGGCTGGTCACGCTCACCCCCACCGAGTACGAGCTGCTGCGTTACCTGATGCGCCGCTCGCCCGGCGTGCTGACCAAGGCGCAGATCCTCGACCACGTCTGGGAGTACGACTTCGGCGGCAAGTCCAATGTGGTCGAACTGGTCATCTCGCACCTGCGCCGCAAGCTGGACACCGAGGCCGAGCCGCTGATCCACACCGTGCGCGGGGTGGGTTACGTGGTCCGCCAGGCCGCCAGGTGA
- a CDS encoding sensor histidine kinase, whose protein sequence is MSRWLGAWNRLRLGTRLAFALAALSLVVFAIVGALTVGIMRDYLRDRLDDQLTSSQLDESEKLRKYPAKDPTPFYSWYSVAFEVRDGVATPKPEDRLPQDVEDLAGVARAATETEVIQTVHLRGEGDFRVRACPIDRANGTVLVSAAPEAELDSTVQQLIAVEVATFSLALAILVITGRIVLRRGLRPLSDMADTAHDITTRDLTDSPDLPVRATGTGGGAEVDELRTALNTMLAHIDSSLGARTAAEQRLRRFIADASHELRTPLTSIRGYADLFQYAAANEPAEREAHLARLRQEASRMSLLLDDLLLLARLDDAEAETPLRREELDLADLVATAGDAFRAAHADHPLTMDISDISDISDTFATEPGPIRLSADPLRLRQVLDNLLTNAAVHTPAGTAVTLTARASAGEVVLEVADAGPGIPAGDQARIFDRFYRVDRSRARQRGGSGLGLAVVHSLVTAHGGTVTLASSPDGTRFTVRLPRTRNEDPR, encoded by the coding sequence GTGAGCCGCTGGCTCGGTGCCTGGAACCGCCTCCGCCTCGGCACCCGGCTCGCCTTCGCACTGGCCGCGCTGTCGCTGGTGGTCTTCGCCATCGTGGGTGCGCTGACCGTCGGCATCATGCGCGACTACCTGCGTGACCGCCTCGACGACCAGCTGACCTCCAGCCAGCTCGACGAGAGCGAGAAGCTGCGCAAGTACCCGGCGAAGGACCCGACCCCGTTCTACTCGTGGTACTCGGTCGCCTTCGAGGTCCGCGACGGGGTGGCCACGCCGAAACCGGAGGACCGGCTGCCGCAGGACGTCGAGGACCTGGCCGGGGTGGCGCGGGCGGCCACCGAGACCGAGGTGATCCAGACCGTGCACCTGCGCGGTGAGGGCGACTTCCGGGTGCGGGCCTGCCCGATCGACCGGGCCAACGGCACCGTGCTGGTCAGCGCCGCGCCGGAGGCCGAACTGGACAGCACCGTGCAGCAGCTGATCGCGGTCGAGGTGGCCACGTTCAGCCTGGCGCTGGCGATCCTGGTGATCACCGGCCGGATCGTGCTGCGCCGGGGCCTGCGCCCGCTCAGCGACATGGCGGACACCGCGCACGACATCACCACCCGCGACCTGACCGACTCCCCGGACCTGCCGGTCCGCGCCACCGGCACCGGCGGCGGCGCCGAGGTCGACGAGCTGCGGACCGCGCTGAACACCATGCTCGCGCACATCGACTCCTCGCTGGGCGCGCGGACCGCGGCCGAGCAGCGGCTGCGGCGGTTCATCGCGGACGCCTCGCACGAGCTGCGCACCCCGCTGACCTCGATCCGCGGGTACGCCGACCTGTTCCAGTACGCGGCGGCCAACGAGCCCGCCGAGCGCGAGGCGCACCTGGCGCGGCTGCGGCAGGAGGCGAGCCGGATGAGCCTGCTGCTCGACGACCTGCTGCTGCTGGCCAGGCTCGACGACGCCGAAGCCGAGACGCCGCTGCGGCGTGAGGAACTGGACCTGGCGGACCTGGTCGCCACCGCCGGTGACGCCTTCCGCGCGGCGCATGCGGACCACCCGCTGACCATGGACATCTCCGACATCTCCGACATCTCCGACACCTTCGCCACCGAGCCGGGCCCGATCCGGCTGTCCGCCGACCCGCTGCGGCTGCGGCAGGTGCTGGACAACCTGCTGACCAACGCCGCCGTGCACACCCCGGCGGGCACAGCGGTGACGCTCACGGCGCGGGCGAGCGCGGGCGAGGTGGTGCTGGAGGTGGCCGACGCGGGCCCCGGCATCCCGGCCGGGGACCAGGCCCGCATCTTCGACCGCTTCTACCGCGTCGACCGGTCGCGCGCCCGGCAGCGCGGGGGCAGCGGGCTCGGGCTGGCCGTGGTGCATTCACTGGTCACCGCGCACGGCGGTACGGTGACGCTGGCCAGCTCGCCGGACGGCACGCGGTTCACCGTCCGCCTGCCCCGCACCAGGAACGAGGACCCCCGTTGA
- a CDS encoding TIGR03618 family F420-dependent PPOX class oxidoreductase: MDPSDELRAFWAERHFPTLTTLRPDGLPHVVPVGVTVDEEFAVARVITFAASVKARNVRPGDVPVAVSQADGRRWSTLEGRARLLEDPESVRDAENRYAVRYQRQPRPKPDRVVIEIRLTRRLGMR, encoded by the coding sequence ATCGACCCGTCCGACGAACTGCGCGCGTTCTGGGCGGAGCGGCACTTCCCGACGCTGACCACGCTGCGCCCGGACGGGCTGCCGCACGTGGTGCCGGTGGGCGTGACCGTGGACGAGGAGTTCGCGGTGGCCAGGGTGATCACCTTCGCCGCGAGCGTGAAGGCCCGCAACGTCCGGCCGGGCGACGTGCCGGTGGCGGTCAGCCAGGCCGACGGCCGCCGGTGGTCCACTTTGGAGGGACGTGCGCGGCTGCTGGAAGACCCCGAATCGGTGCGGGACGCGGAAAACCGGTACGCCGTGCGCTACCAGCGGCAGCCGCGCCCGAAACCCGACCGGGTGGTCATCGAGATCCGCCTGACCCGGCGGCTCGGCATGCGCTGA
- a CDS encoding MBL fold metallo-hydrolase yields the protein MPDRLYFRQLLSGRDFAVGDPVATQMVNFAYLIGDRETGEAVVVDPAYRVADLLDVLAADGMRLTGALVTHHHPDHVGGDMMGFSLPGLSDLLALSPVPVHVNAGEADWVKRVTGVSDSDLVAHDHDDLLEVGSIPVRLLHTPGHTPGSQCFLVGDDRLVSGDTLFLEGCGRTDFPGGDADAMFRSLQWLAGLPGNPVVYPGHQYSAAPSSPLADVRRDNFVYRPRSLEEWRRMFAS from the coding sequence ATGCCGGACCGCCTGTACTTCCGCCAGCTGCTCTCGGGCCGCGACTTCGCCGTCGGCGACCCGGTGGCCACCCAGATGGTCAACTTCGCCTACCTGATCGGGGACCGCGAGACCGGGGAGGCGGTGGTCGTCGACCCCGCCTACCGCGTCGCCGACCTGCTCGACGTGCTCGCCGCCGACGGCATGCGGCTGACCGGCGCGCTGGTCACCCACCACCACCCCGACCACGTCGGCGGCGACATGATGGGCTTCTCGCTGCCCGGCCTGTCCGACCTGCTCGCGCTGTCACCGGTGCCGGTGCACGTCAACGCCGGCGAGGCGGACTGGGTCAAGCGGGTCACCGGCGTGTCGGACTCGGACCTGGTCGCGCACGACCACGACGACCTGCTGGAGGTCGGCTCGATCCCGGTGCGGCTGCTGCACACGCCGGGGCACACCCCGGGCAGCCAGTGCTTCCTGGTCGGGGACGACCGCCTGGTCTCCGGGGACACGCTGTTCCTCGAAGGCTGCGGCCGCACCGACTTCCCCGGCGGTGACGCGGACGCGATGTTCCGGAGCCTGCAATGGCTGGCCGGGCTGCCGGGCAACCCGGTCGTCTACCCCGGCCACCAGTACTCGGCGGCCCCGTCGTCCCCGCTGGCCGACGTGCGCCGGGACAACTTCGTCTACCGGCCGCGCTCGCTCGAAGAGTGGCGCCGCATGTTCGCCTCGTGA
- a CDS encoding ABC transporter ATP-binding protein codes for MAEVAYVGASRIYPGTPEVRAVDRLELEVADDEFLVLVGPSGSGKSTALRMVAGLEDVDEGAVHIGRNDVTNTPPKARDIAMVFQSYALYPHMSVAENMGFALRLKGLPKAEIQAKVAEAAAMLDLTKYLERKPKALSGGQRQRVAMGRAIVREPSVFLMDEPLSNLDAKLRVETRANIAALQRRLGTTTVYVTHDQVEAMTMGHRVAVLKDGLLQQCATPRELYDRPANAFVAGFIGSPSMNLRTLPVTGGRARLGELAVPVPNAVDLPEVTFGVRPESLRLAGAGEEAVELTVELVEELGADAYVHGTADGGRLVVRVDGRIPPRLGEIVRVALRAPDEVHLFHPATGDRLHT; via the coding sequence ATGGCTGAGGTGGCTTACGTCGGGGCGTCGCGGATCTATCCGGGCACGCCGGAGGTCCGCGCGGTGGACCGGCTGGAGCTGGAGGTGGCCGACGACGAGTTCCTGGTGCTGGTCGGCCCGTCCGGTTCGGGCAAGTCGACCGCGCTGCGCATGGTCGCCGGGCTGGAGGACGTGGACGAAGGGGCCGTCCACATCGGACGCAACGACGTGACGAACACGCCGCCCAAGGCACGCGACATCGCGATGGTGTTCCAGTCGTACGCGTTGTACCCGCACATGTCGGTGGCCGAGAACATGGGGTTCGCGCTCCGGCTCAAGGGCCTGCCGAAGGCGGAGATCCAGGCGAAGGTGGCTGAGGCGGCGGCCATGCTGGACCTGACCAAGTACCTGGAGCGCAAGCCGAAGGCGTTGTCGGGCGGTCAGCGGCAGCGGGTGGCGATGGGTCGCGCGATCGTGCGGGAGCCGTCGGTGTTCCTGATGGACGAGCCACTGTCCAATCTGGACGCCAAGCTGCGGGTGGAGACGCGGGCGAACATCGCCGCGCTGCAACGGCGGCTGGGCACGACGACGGTGTACGTCACGCACGACCAGGTCGAGGCGATGACCATGGGGCACCGGGTGGCGGTGCTCAAGGACGGCCTGCTGCAGCAGTGCGCCACGCCGCGCGAGCTGTACGACCGCCCGGCGAACGCGTTCGTGGCCGGGTTCATCGGGTCGCCGTCGATGAACCTGCGGACGCTGCCGGTCACCGGCGGGCGGGCCCGGCTGGGCGAGCTGGCCGTCCCGGTGCCGAACGCGGTGGACCTGCCGGAGGTCACCTTCGGCGTGCGGCCGGAGTCGCTGCGGCTGGCCGGGGCGGGGGAGGAGGCCGTCGAGCTGACCGTGGAGCTGGTGGAGGAACTGGGCGCGGACGCCTACGTGCACGGCACCGCGGACGGCGGCCGACTGGTGGTACGCGTGGACGGCCGGATCCCGCCGCGACTGGGCGAGATCGTGCGAGTGGCGCTACGAGCCCCGGACGAGGTGCACCTGTTCCACCCAGCCACCGGCGACCGCCTGCACACCTGA
- a CDS encoding N-acetylglucosamine kinase: MTDLVVAIDGGNSKTDVLLVDATGTVLGEARGPGASPQNVGVAACVETLERLVLAAHEDAGLAAERPFGVHTSAYLAGLDLPREEEVLHAALTARGWSPSLTVGNDTFALLRAGTSSGTGVAVVCGAGINCVGVGPDGRVHRFPALGRISGDWGGGAHLGEEALWWAVRAEDGRGPSTALLPAVKAHFGVDSVVEVVHRLHFGELRGPVLNELCPVLFDVAATGDEVAQEVVDRLVEEVSVLAGVSLRELGLTGGSPEVILGGGVLTGVAEPVIAEIERRCRKVAPHAVFRVVDVAPVVGAALLGLDAIGADVAAKERLRLVSGGVVSESRRDSDG; this comes from the coding sequence ATGACCGACCTGGTGGTGGCGATCGACGGCGGCAACAGCAAAACCGACGTGCTGCTCGTCGACGCCACGGGGACCGTGCTGGGCGAAGCACGCGGGCCCGGCGCCTCCCCGCAGAACGTGGGCGTGGCCGCCTGCGTGGAAACACTGGAGCGGCTGGTGCTGGCCGCGCACGAGGACGCCGGACTGGCCGCGGAACGGCCGTTCGGCGTGCACACCTCGGCCTACCTCGCGGGCCTGGACCTGCCACGGGAGGAGGAGGTCCTGCACGCCGCGCTCACCGCGCGCGGCTGGTCGCCTTCGCTGACCGTCGGCAACGACACCTTCGCGCTGCTGCGCGCGGGCACCTCCAGCGGCACCGGGGTGGCCGTGGTGTGCGGGGCCGGGATCAACTGCGTGGGCGTCGGCCCGGACGGCCGCGTGCACCGCTTTCCCGCGCTGGGGCGGATTTCCGGGGACTGGGGTGGTGGCGCGCACCTCGGTGAGGAGGCGCTGTGGTGGGCGGTGCGCGCGGAGGACGGCCGCGGGCCGTCGACCGCGCTGCTGCCCGCGGTGAAGGCGCACTTCGGGGTGGACTCGGTGGTGGAGGTGGTGCACCGCCTGCACTTCGGTGAGCTGCGCGGGCCGGTGCTGAACGAGCTGTGCCCGGTGCTGTTCGACGTGGCCGCCACCGGGGACGAGGTCGCCCAGGAGGTGGTGGACCGGCTGGTCGAGGAGGTCAGCGTGCTGGCCGGGGTCAGCCTGCGTGAGCTGGGCCTGACCGGCGGCTCGCCGGAGGTGATCCTCGGCGGGGGTGTGCTGACCGGGGTGGCCGAGCCGGTGATCGCCGAGATCGAGCGCCGCTGCCGGAAGGTGGCGCCGCACGCGGTGTTCCGCGTGGTCGACGTGGCACCGGTGGTCGGCGCGGCGTTGCTGGGGCTGGACGCGATCGGGGCGGACGTGGCGGCGAAGGAGCGGCTGCGGCTGGTGTCCGGTGGTGTGGTGTCGGAGAGCCGGAGGGATTCGGATGGCTGA